A genomic segment from Actinomadura hallensis encodes:
- a CDS encoding TspO/MBR family protein, with translation MSPKHERKVRRWRTYGATTAAAAVTAAVGGKAVDPGTDWYRSLDKPSWQPPPWTFGAVWTPLYMSIAWAAGRALLRSRGRERRALATSLGVNLVLNAAWNHLFFRLRSTDAGVVGTVLLDVSNAELIRRTARADRVAAAALVPYAAWCLFATALNSDIAYRNRAGRRR, from the coding sequence ATGAGCCCGAAGCACGAACGCAAGGTCCGCCGGTGGCGGACGTACGGGGCCACCACGGCGGCCGCGGCGGTGACGGCGGCGGTGGGGGGCAAGGCGGTCGACCCCGGCACCGACTGGTACCGGTCGCTGGACAAGCCGTCCTGGCAGCCGCCGCCGTGGACGTTCGGCGCCGTCTGGACGCCCCTCTACATGTCGATCGCGTGGGCGGCCGGGCGCGCGCTGCTCAGATCGCGGGGCCGGGAACGCCGCGCCCTGGCGACCAGCCTGGGCGTCAACCTGGTGCTGAACGCCGCGTGGAACCACCTGTTCTTCCGTCTCCGCAGCACGGACGCGGGAGTCGTGGGCACGGTCCTGCTGGACGTGAGCAACGCCGAGCTGATCCGGCGCACCGCCCGCGCCGACCGCGTGGCCGCCGCCGCGCTGGTCCCGTACGCGGCGTGGTGCCTCTTCGCCACCGCGCTGAACAGCGACATCGCCTACCGGAACCGGGCCGGACGCCGCCGGTGA
- a CDS encoding class I SAM-dependent methyltransferase — translation MFSGRGPSLRELAVQALSSVERGYDLLAPKFDHTPFRTPDLILDATAEGLRPLGPFGRGLDVCCGTGAGMRVLGPLCADGVTGVDFSAGMLARAREAHPGADWVRADARALPFAEEFDLAVTFGAHGHLLPSERPAVFAGVHRALRPGGLFAFPIGAPPPIGSLQYWALLGFDAVMRVRNAVWRPPFVMYYRTWPLQAVREDLVAAGFSVSMAAMPLLGRRKDGAPRYRLLLARKAA, via the coding sequence ATGTTCTCGGGTCGGGGGCCGTCTCTGCGGGAGCTCGCGGTGCAGGCTCTGTCGTCGGTGGAGCGCGGGTACGACCTGCTCGCGCCGAAGTTCGACCACACGCCCTTCCGCACGCCGGACCTGATCCTCGACGCGACCGCCGAGGGGCTGCGTCCGCTGGGGCCGTTCGGGCGGGGGCTGGACGTCTGCTGCGGCACCGGCGCGGGCATGCGGGTCCTCGGGCCGTTGTGCGCGGACGGGGTCACGGGCGTCGACTTCAGCGCCGGAATGCTCGCGCGGGCGCGGGAGGCCCACCCCGGCGCCGACTGGGTCAGGGCCGACGCCCGTGCCCTGCCCTTCGCCGAGGAGTTCGACCTCGCGGTGACCTTCGGGGCGCACGGCCACCTGCTGCCGTCGGAACGTCCCGCCGTCTTCGCGGGCGTGCACCGGGCGCTGCGGCCCGGCGGGCTGTTCGCCTTCCCGATCGGCGCGCCGCCGCCGATCGGCTCGCTCCAGTACTGGGCGCTCCTCGGCTTCGACGCGGTCATGCGCGTCCGCAACGCCGTATGGCGGCCGCCGTTCGTCATGTACTACCGCACGTGGCCCCTCCAGGCCGTCCGCGAAGACCTGGTCGCGGCCGGCTTCAGCGTGAGCATGGCCGCAATGCCCCTTCTGGGCCGCCGCAAGGACGGCGCTCCCCGCTACCGGCTCCTGCTCGCGCGCAAGGCCGCCTGA
- a CDS encoding 1-acyl-sn-glycerol-3-phosphate acyltransferase has protein sequence MLPPPIVRRLVLVPLLFVLALLIVAVYPVAYAVAHVLGRERRRGARLLRFALEWAVREPAAVLECGWLWLRRRSGDDRHYDVIRRYVAGLYSVAQRRLGLRLSIDGETAPDPDGADRNGADPDDSGPDDSDPGEGDRPLIVLSRHAGPGDALILVHHLLTDHRRRPRVVMKAALQLDPCIDIVANRMPNAFVSPGGRAAEDIGRLAAGLGPRDALVLFPEGGNFTPERRRRAIRRLTRLRRAREAERAARMRNMMPPRPGGVLAALESAPTADVVFVAHIGLDHMAAPGDVWRHVPLTRDVRARWWRIPAEDVPRGRDARTDWLYTQWERIDSWISAHRAPAPG, from the coding sequence ATGCTTCCTCCCCCCATCGTCCGCCGCCTGGTCCTCGTCCCGCTCCTGTTCGTCCTCGCGCTGCTGATCGTCGCGGTGTACCCGGTCGCCTACGCCGTCGCGCACGTCCTCGGGCGGGAGCGTCGGCGCGGCGCCCGGCTGCTCCGGTTCGCGCTGGAGTGGGCGGTGCGGGAACCGGCCGCCGTGCTGGAGTGCGGCTGGCTGTGGCTCCGCCGCCGGTCCGGCGACGACCGGCACTACGACGTCATCCGCCGCTACGTCGCCGGCCTGTACTCCGTCGCGCAGCGGCGCCTCGGGCTGCGCCTGAGCATCGACGGCGAGACCGCCCCCGACCCGGACGGCGCAGACCGGAACGGCGCAGACCCGGACGACTCAGGCCCGGACGACTCAGACCCGGGAGAGGGCGACCGGCCGCTGATCGTGCTCAGCCGCCACGCCGGTCCCGGCGACGCGCTGATCCTCGTCCACCACCTGCTCACCGACCACCGGCGGCGGCCCCGCGTGGTCATGAAGGCGGCGCTCCAGCTCGACCCCTGCATCGACATCGTGGCGAACCGCATGCCGAACGCGTTCGTGTCGCCCGGCGGCCGGGCCGCCGAGGACATCGGACGGCTCGCGGCCGGCCTCGGCCCCCGCGACGCGCTCGTCCTCTTCCCCGAGGGCGGCAACTTCACCCCCGAGCGCCGCCGCCGCGCGATCCGGCGGCTGACCCGGCTGCGCCGCGCCCGGGAGGCCGAGCGCGCCGCCCGGATGCGGAACATGATGCCGCCCCGCCCCGGCGGCGTGCTGGCGGCGCTGGAGTCCGCCCCGACCGCCGACGTGGTGTTCGTCGCGCACATCGGCCTCGACCACATGGCCGCGCCGGGCGACGTCTGGCGGCACGTCCCGCTCACCCGCGACGTCCGCGCCCGCTGGTGGCGGATCCCCGCCGAGGACGTCCCCCGCGGCCGCGACGCCCGCACCGACTGGCTCTACACGCAGTGGGAGCGCATCGACTCCTGGATCAGCGCACACCGGGCACCCGCCCCCGGGTGA
- a CDS encoding RNA-binding S4 domain-containing protein, translating to MGDEGSVRVDLWIWSVRLLKTRSMATAACRAGHVRVNDERAKPSTAVRPGDVVRLRHDGRERIVVVQKVIRKRVGAPAAAECLIDKSPPPPPREALIPVGRRERGAGRPTKRERRELERLLDRYRTYKEPRRR from the coding sequence ATGGGCGACGAGGGGAGCGTGCGGGTCGACCTCTGGATCTGGTCCGTGCGCCTGCTGAAGACCCGCTCGATGGCGACGGCCGCCTGCCGCGCGGGCCACGTCCGGGTGAACGACGAGCGCGCCAAGCCGTCCACCGCGGTGCGGCCCGGCGACGTGGTCCGGCTGCGCCACGACGGGCGGGAGCGGATCGTCGTCGTGCAGAAGGTCATCCGCAAGCGGGTCGGGGCGCCCGCGGCCGCCGAGTGCCTCATCGACAAGAGCCCGCCCCCGCCGCCGCGCGAGGCGCTCATCCCGGTCGGCCGCCGCGAGCGCGGCGCGGGACGCCCCACCAAGCGCGAACGCCGCGAACTGGAACGGCTCCTCGACCGCTACCGCACGTACAAGGAGCCCCGGCGGCGCTGA
- a CDS encoding aldo/keto reductase — MAGGDALPMVGFGTWQLKSKTAYESVRAALDVGYRHIDTATLYKNEADVGRAVKDSGVDREQVFITTKLRPQDARNARRTLESSLRLLGTDYLDLWLIHWPTGQNEFVPTWEEFLRAQDDGLIRNAGVSNYSPAEIDRLTEATGRQPAVNQIPWSPAQHDPDLLAEHRRRGVVVEGYSGLKNTDLRHPVLTGIARRHGVTAAQVVLRWHLEHDIVILPRSSRRERIESNFALDFRLTDEDVAAVDSLGRSG; from the coding sequence TTGGCCGGGGGCGATGCGCTGCCGATGGTCGGTTTCGGGACGTGGCAGCTCAAGTCCAAGACGGCGTACGAGTCGGTGCGGGCGGCGCTGGACGTCGGGTACCGCCACATCGACACCGCGACGCTGTACAAGAACGAGGCGGACGTCGGCAGGGCCGTGAAGGACAGCGGCGTCGACCGGGAGCAGGTCTTCATCACCACCAAGCTGCGCCCGCAGGACGCGCGGAACGCCCGCCGGACCCTGGAGTCGAGCCTCCGCCTGCTCGGCACCGACTACCTGGACCTATGGCTGATCCACTGGCCGACCGGGCAGAACGAGTTCGTCCCCACGTGGGAGGAGTTCCTGCGGGCCCAGGACGACGGGCTGATCCGCAACGCCGGGGTCAGCAACTACAGCCCTGCGGAGATCGACCGGCTGACCGAGGCCACCGGGCGGCAGCCCGCGGTCAACCAGATCCCGTGGAGCCCGGCGCAGCACGATCCGGATCTGCTGGCGGAGCATCGGCGGCGGGGAGTCGTCGTCGAGGGGTACAGCGGCCTCAAGAACACCGATCTGCGTCATCCGGTTCTCACCGGCATCGCCCGGCGGCACGGTGTCACGGCCGCGCAGGTCGTCCTCCGGTGGCATCTGGAGCACGACATCGTGATCCTGCCCAGGTCGTCGCGACGGGAGCGCATCGAGAGCAACTTCGCCCTGGACTTCCGGCTCACCGACGAGGACGTCGCCGCCGTCGACTCCCTCGGCCGATCCGGTTGA
- a CDS encoding helix-turn-helix domain-containing protein: protein MPPTGTSSEWDWAWVDVAVPRVPGRLPGAGLPGVSMAGFGSRVPIEGDIAMVAHPSVTLIIDLSDGDGIAYRSGDRRERGSAVIGLMPGDLRAGGRIGACLQIRLEPVAAAALLGAPAELTGSVVPLEDVWGRDARLAEERLRAAPSWDERFAVATEMVARRMRARPPVDPEVAHIWRRTLAHPERVRVEALAAEVGWSRKRLWSRFRSQLGISPKRAARLVRFDRAARLLAAGLPAARVAAQTGYADQPHLHREVRTFTGLTPAGVAEAPWLAIDDVAWPSSSPALALTASA from the coding sequence GTGCCGCCGACCGGGACGTCGTCCGAGTGGGACTGGGCCTGGGTGGACGTCGCGGTCCCGCGCGTCCCGGGCCGGCTCCCCGGCGCCGGCCTCCCCGGTGTCAGCATGGCCGGGTTCGGCTCCCGCGTCCCCATCGAGGGGGACATCGCCATGGTCGCGCACCCGTCCGTCACCCTGATCATCGATCTGAGCGACGGCGACGGCATCGCGTACCGGAGCGGTGACCGGCGGGAGCGCGGCAGCGCGGTCATCGGCCTCATGCCCGGCGACCTCAGGGCGGGCGGCCGGATCGGCGCGTGCCTGCAGATCCGGCTGGAGCCGGTCGCCGCGGCCGCTCTTCTCGGCGCGCCGGCCGAGCTCACCGGGTCGGTGGTGCCGCTGGAGGACGTCTGGGGGCGGGACGCCCGGCTCGCCGAGGAGAGGCTGCGCGCCGCGCCGTCCTGGGACGAGCGTTTCGCGGTCGCGACGGAGATGGTGGCCCGGCGGATGCGCGCCCGCCCGCCGGTCGATCCCGAGGTCGCCCACATCTGGCGGCGGACGCTCGCGCACCCGGAACGCGTCCGCGTCGAGGCCCTGGCGGCCGAGGTCGGCTGGAGCCGCAAGCGGCTGTGGTCGCGCTTCCGGTCCCAGCTCGGCATCTCCCCGAAACGCGCCGCCCGCCTGGTGCGCTTCGACCGCGCCGCCCGGCTTCTCGCCGCCGGGCTCCCCGCCGCCCGCGTCGCGGCCCAGACCGGCTACGCCGACCAGCCGCACCTGCACCGCGAAGTGAGGACGTTCACCGGCCTCACGCCCGCGGGCGTGGCCGAAGCGCCCTGGCTGGCCATCGACGACGTGGCCTGGCCGTCCTCATCCCCGGCCCTGGCGCTCACCGCCTCCGCGTAG
- a CDS encoding alpha/beta fold hydrolase — MSEYDVEHSYGMHVVHDGPRDAPPLLLVHGSGASGGSWGPVVPALAAHHHVIRVDLPGCGNSPPAESFDVPDQAGRVAALLDGLGLRRVAVAGHSSGGYLATALAERRPDLVGSIALISTGPSLDALLPEPLILRVLLGPPFGPLLWPMRSDAMIRRGIAATAARPVDIPDDLIAEVRGTAYRAFRATLRKNTEYLAERTVPERLAALYVPVLVVFGAADPRWDPASAQRYGTVPGARIEMVPGVGHMPVHEAPERTARLLLDFTATASDVPDT, encoded by the coding sequence ATGAGTGAGTACGACGTTGAGCACTCGTATGGGATGCACGTGGTCCACGACGGTCCGCGGGACGCGCCGCCGCTGCTGCTCGTCCACGGGTCGGGGGCGTCGGGCGGTTCCTGGGGGCCGGTGGTGCCCGCGCTCGCCGCGCACCATCACGTCATCCGGGTCGACCTGCCGGGTTGCGGGAACTCCCCGCCCGCGGAGTCCTTCGACGTCCCCGACCAGGCGGGCAGGGTCGCGGCGCTGCTGGACGGCCTCGGCCTCCGCCGGGTCGCCGTGGCGGGGCACTCCAGCGGCGGCTACCTCGCCACCGCGCTGGCCGAACGGCGTCCCGACCTGGTGGGGTCGATCGCGCTGATCAGCACGGGGCCGAGCCTCGACGCGCTGCTCCCGGAGCCGCTGATCCTGCGCGTCCTGCTGGGCCCGCCTTTCGGGCCGCTCCTGTGGCCGATGCGCTCGGACGCCATGATCCGCCGCGGCATCGCGGCGACGGCCGCCCGCCCGGTGGACATCCCGGACGACCTCATCGCCGAGGTGCGGGGCACCGCCTACCGTGCGTTCCGGGCGACCCTGCGCAAGAACACCGAGTACCTCGCCGAGCGGACCGTCCCCGAGCGTCTCGCCGCACTGTACGTCCCGGTGCTGGTGGTCTTCGGTGCCGCCGACCCGCGCTGGGACCCGGCCTCGGCGCAGCGGTACGGCACGGTCCCCGGGGCGCGGATCGAAATGGTGCCGGGCGTCGGGCACATGCCCGTCCACGAGGCGCCCGAGAGGACCGCGAGGCTGCTGCTGGACTTCACGGCCACCGCCTCCGACGTCCCCGATACGTAG
- a CDS encoding arylsulfotransferase family protein, whose translation MGLTRRGFLMAGLAGGAVLLSGALTRGSDPPGTRAGGDGEGYVTMPGVRPPELKARRSGRTAPGLLLLTAFRGTDAADAMIVDDEGEPVWIHRSDRLVTDVRVQTFEGEPVLTYWEGVRRPGGYGYGAGVVLDRNYERVAEVRAGNGVEADLHEFLLTDRGTALLIAYPEVAADMRPIGGPRDGRVLDNRVQEVDVRTGEVLFDWSALDHLDIEETLTPLSEGADGTEGKPFDPIHVNSVQDDGDALLLSARNSCALYSLDRRTGEVRWRMGGRRSDFPIGGRLEFAWQHDARRQPDGTITIFDNRFAEDGEGPSRGMVLDVDEAARRVTLVREFADGRTFGQYMGNTQVLRDGNVLVGWGSTPALTEFAGDGRPVLEITGIGQGSYRAYRSPWTGRPAAGPAVVAEPAGDDRMRVHVSWNGATGVAAWRFLTGSDASRLAVAETVRRTRFETSATVRRARYVVAEAVAVDGSVLGRSAPLAV comes from the coding sequence ATGGGCCTCACACGTCGCGGCTTTCTCATGGCGGGACTCGCCGGTGGGGCCGTGCTCCTCAGCGGCGCCCTGACCCGCGGGTCGGATCCGCCGGGCACCCGGGCGGGCGGGGACGGCGAGGGATACGTCACCATGCCGGGGGTCCGGCCGCCGGAGCTGAAGGCGCGGCGGTCGGGCCGGACCGCTCCCGGGCTGCTGCTGCTCACCGCGTTCCGCGGCACCGACGCCGCGGACGCCATGATCGTGGACGACGAGGGCGAGCCGGTCTGGATCCACCGCTCGGACCGGCTGGTCACCGACGTGCGGGTCCAGACCTTCGAGGGCGAGCCGGTCCTGACCTACTGGGAGGGCGTCCGAAGGCCCGGCGGGTACGGGTACGGCGCCGGGGTCGTCCTCGACCGGAACTACGAGCGCGTCGCCGAGGTGCGGGCCGGGAACGGCGTCGAGGCCGACCTGCACGAGTTCCTGCTCACCGACCGCGGCACGGCGCTGCTCATCGCCTATCCCGAGGTGGCCGCCGACATGCGCCCCATCGGCGGGCCGCGCGACGGCCGGGTCCTCGACAACCGGGTCCAGGAGGTCGACGTCCGGACGGGCGAGGTGCTGTTCGACTGGAGCGCCCTCGACCACCTCGACATCGAGGAGACGCTCACCCCCCTGTCCGAGGGGGCCGACGGGACCGAGGGCAAGCCGTTCGACCCGATCCACGTCAACTCCGTCCAGGACGACGGGGACGCCCTGCTGCTGTCGGCGCGCAACTCGTGCGCCCTGTACTCGCTCGACCGCCGCACGGGCGAGGTCCGCTGGCGGATGGGCGGGAGGCGCAGCGACTTCCCGATCGGGGGGAGGCTGGAGTTCGCGTGGCAGCACGACGCCCGCCGGCAGCCGGACGGGACGATCACGATCTTCGACAACCGGTTCGCCGAGGACGGTGAGGGCCCCTCGCGGGGAATGGTCCTCGACGTCGACGAGGCCGCACGGCGCGTGACGCTCGTGCGGGAGTTCGCCGACGGCCGGACGTTCGGGCAGTACATGGGCAATACGCAGGTGCTGCGGGACGGGAACGTGCTCGTCGGCTGGGGGTCCACGCCCGCGCTGACGGAGTTCGCCGGGGACGGGCGTCCCGTCCTGGAGATCACCGGCATCGGGCAGGGCTCGTACCGCGCCTACCGCTCCCCCTGGACCGGCCGTCCCGCGGCGGGTCCCGCCGTCGTGGCGGAGCCGGCCGGCGATGACCGGATGCGCGTCCACGTGAGCTGGAACGGCGCGACGGGCGTGGCGGCGTGGCGGTTCCTCACCGGGTCGGACGCGTCCCGGCTCGCGGTCGCGGAGACGGTGCGGCGGACCCGTTTCGAGACGTCCGCGACGGTGCGGCGGGCCCGGTACGTCGTCGCCGAGGCGGTCGCCGTGGACGGCTCGGTCCTCGGGCGGTCCGCGCCGCTGGCCGTGTGA
- a CDS encoding trimeric intracellular cation channel family protein, which yields MSTVPPLLLALDLAGTFAFGLNGAFTAVRATRLDVVGVVGLGMITALGGGVVRDVLIGDVPPATFVDWPYFALAAAGGMLAFGFSRFLHRLEGPITVLDAIGLSTFAVIGASKALAYGLGIGPSLLLGVVTGVGGGTMRDILIGRIPSVLRSDLYAIPALVAAAITVAAVELDLYSLPAALTAVAACFTIRMLGVRLELNAPRPPWPPDPEDLD from the coding sequence GTGAGCACCGTACCGCCGTTGCTGCTGGCTCTGGACCTCGCCGGCACCTTCGCCTTCGGGCTCAACGGCGCGTTCACGGCCGTGCGCGCGACCCGCCTGGACGTGGTCGGCGTCGTGGGCCTCGGCATGATCACCGCGCTGGGCGGCGGGGTCGTCCGGGACGTCCTCATCGGCGACGTCCCGCCCGCCACGTTCGTGGACTGGCCGTACTTCGCGCTCGCCGCGGCCGGCGGGATGCTCGCCTTCGGCTTCAGCAGGTTCCTGCACCGCCTGGAGGGGCCGATCACGGTGCTGGACGCCATCGGGCTGAGCACGTTCGCGGTGATCGGCGCCAGCAAGGCCCTCGCCTACGGCCTGGGCATCGGCCCCTCGCTCCTCCTGGGCGTCGTCACCGGCGTGGGCGGCGGCACCATGCGGGACATCCTCATCGGCAGGATCCCCTCGGTCCTGCGCAGCGACCTGTACGCGATCCCCGCCCTGGTGGCCGCCGCGATCACGGTCGCGGCCGTGGAACTCGACCTCTACAGCCTCCCCGCCGCCCTGACGGCGGTGGCGGCCTGCTTCACCATCCGCATGCTCGGCGTCCGCCTGGAACTGAACGCCCCTCGCCCCCCGTGGCCGCCCGACCCCGAAGACCTGGACTGA